One Corynebacterium efficiens YS-314 DNA segment encodes these proteins:
- a CDS encoding polyprenyl synthetase family protein → MSTAHDHNVDLDQIPDVVRERLTRFLDDRAANVVAIGGPVTEALSYLRDFVLNGGKRIRPLYVWAGFVAAQGPGRSSEDINAVLDAAASLEFIQACALIHDDIIDSSDTRRGAPTVHRAVESMHGAVGLEGDAAHFGESVAILAGDMALVWAEDMLQDSGLSAAALARARDAWRGMRTEVIGGQLLDIYLEAQASESVELANSVNRFKTAAYTIERPLHLGASLAGGAPELIDALRNYGRDIGIAFQLRDDLLGVFGDPAVTGKPAGDDIREGKRTVLLALALQRADAEDPEAAAAIRSAIGKVTDPAEITRIAGLIRATGAEDEVEEHISRLTASGLAHLEIAGIPDEVREQLRHLAIRATERRM, encoded by the coding sequence TTGAGCACAGCACATGACCACAATGTCGACCTCGATCAGATTCCGGATGTTGTACGTGAACGACTCACCCGTTTCCTGGATGACCGGGCCGCTAACGTGGTTGCGATCGGGGGGCCGGTGACTGAGGCCCTCAGTTATCTACGGGACTTTGTGCTCAACGGTGGCAAGCGGATCCGTCCCCTCTATGTCTGGGCGGGTTTCGTGGCGGCGCAGGGCCCGGGGAGGAGTTCCGAGGACATCAACGCTGTGTTGGATGCAGCAGCCAGCCTGGAATTCATCCAGGCCTGTGCCCTGATCCACGATGACATCATCGATTCCTCGGACACCCGTCGTGGAGCACCCACCGTCCACCGTGCGGTGGAGTCAATGCACGGAGCTGTCGGCCTGGAGGGTGATGCCGCGCACTTCGGTGAGTCGGTGGCGATTCTCGCTGGTGACATGGCGCTGGTGTGGGCCGAGGACATGCTTCAGGATTCCGGATTGTCCGCCGCAGCCCTGGCCCGCGCCCGCGATGCCTGGCGCGGGATGCGCACGGAGGTCATCGGCGGTCAACTGTTGGATATCTACCTCGAAGCCCAGGCCAGCGAGTCCGTCGAGCTGGCCAATTCCGTCAACCGTTTCAAGACCGCGGCATACACCATCGAACGCCCCCTCCATCTGGGCGCATCTCTGGCGGGTGGGGCCCCGGAGCTTATCGACGCATTGCGCAACTACGGCCGCGACATCGGTATCGCCTTCCAGCTCCGGGATGATCTGCTCGGTGTGTTCGGGGACCCGGCGGTCACCGGGAAGCCCGCGGGCGACGACATCCGTGAGGGCAAACGCACCGTTCTGCTCGCCCTGGCACTCCAGCGCGCCGATGCTGAAGATCCGGAGGCTGCAGCCGCCATCCGGTCGGCCATCGGGAAGGTCACCGACCCGGCGGAGATCACCCGGATCGCCGGACTCATCCGGGCCACCGGTGCCGAGGATGAGGTGGAGGAGCACATCTCCCGGCTCACCGCCTCGGGGCTGGCACACCTGGAGATCGCAGGCATCCCGGATGAGGTACGCGAGCAGCTGCGTCACCTGGCTATCAGAGCTACCGAACGCAGGATGTAA
- a CDS encoding alpha-(1->6)-mannopyranosyltransferase A, giving the protein MTTSKLTRRLTNPVVLGAIAAVALTLGSYGGGAIRYRGGILEALGLGFFSYGHGQGISNTVLFVGTVLLIVSWVVLGRVLFLGRIDVDKRTALVKRTLYVTVGPLLLAAPMMSRDVYSYLMQGAMLRDGFDPYTEGAAVNPGPMLLEVSHDWRNTTTPYGPLHLWIGEMVTTIVGDNVTAGVFAYKILSTAGFVAIAWAVAAIAGHFGADRAVALWLGVANPVMIIHMIGGMHNESMMVGMVSVGLLLALKRRFVLGVALIAVAVSLKATAAIALPFVVWIGMHQLAGVLAHRHTSLTGPTSPAATEASSEASSPTPGQQLLAFFATGAVGVFITGVVVSTITWASGASWGWISEISGNSKVINPLAFPSLIAGLVSMVAGVFTDDFNYNAVVGVLRTISMVIMLIGLVVCWWLFRQNARRAVMGTTAAYAVAFVFNSVTLPWYYASLISLLGTFRPPLWLIRLSAGASVFVAIMFTGSGNHQLFNIPMVITGLVLGWLAVLVIFEEKPLRAAAPDPVDSR; this is encoded by the coding sequence ATGACAACATCGAAACTGACCCGGAGGCTCACCAACCCGGTGGTTCTGGGTGCGATCGCCGCCGTCGCCCTCACCCTCGGGTCCTATGGTGGCGGAGCCATCCGTTACCGCGGGGGGATCCTGGAGGCACTGGGACTGGGGTTCTTCTCCTACGGGCACGGACAGGGTATCTCCAACACCGTGCTGTTTGTGGGCACCGTGCTGCTGATCGTGTCCTGGGTGGTGCTCGGTCGGGTGTTGTTCCTGGGGCGTATCGACGTCGACAAGCGCACCGCGTTGGTCAAACGCACGCTGTACGTCACCGTGGGGCCGCTCCTGCTGGCCGCGCCGATGATGTCGCGGGATGTGTATTCCTACCTGATGCAGGGCGCGATGCTTCGCGACGGGTTCGACCCCTACACCGAGGGGGCCGCCGTCAACCCCGGCCCCATGCTGCTGGAGGTCTCCCACGACTGGCGTAACACCACCACGCCCTACGGTCCGCTGCATCTGTGGATCGGCGAGATGGTCACCACGATCGTCGGCGATAATGTCACCGCCGGCGTGTTCGCCTACAAGATCCTCTCCACCGCCGGTTTCGTGGCCATCGCCTGGGCGGTTGCCGCGATCGCCGGTCATTTCGGTGCCGACCGTGCCGTGGCCCTCTGGCTGGGCGTGGCCAACCCCGTGATGATCATCCACATGATCGGCGGGATGCACAACGAATCCATGATGGTGGGCATGGTCAGCGTGGGTCTGCTCCTGGCTCTCAAACGTCGCTTCGTCCTCGGCGTGGCGCTCATCGCCGTGGCGGTCTCACTCAAGGCCACGGCGGCCATCGCCCTGCCGTTCGTGGTCTGGATCGGCATGCACCAACTGGCGGGGGTGCTGGCCCACCGCCACACCAGCCTCACCGGCCCCACCTCCCCCGCAGCTACCGAGGCCTCCTCCGAAGCCTCCTCCCCCACCCCCGGGCAGCAACTGCTGGCGTTCTTCGCCACGGGTGCGGTGGGTGTGTTCATCACCGGCGTGGTGGTCAGCACCATCACCTGGGCCTCCGGGGCTTCCTGGGGCTGGATCAGTGAGATCAGTGGCAATTCCAAGGTGATCAACCCACTGGCGTTCCCCTCCCTCATCGCGGGCCTGGTGTCCATGGTGGCCGGTGTCTTCACCGATGATTTCAACTACAACGCCGTCGTGGGTGTTCTACGCACCATATCCATGGTGATCATGCTCATCGGCCTGGTGGTGTGCTGGTGGCTGTTCCGTCAGAATGCCCGACGCGCGGTCATGGGCACTACGGCCGCCTATGCGGTGGCATTCGTGTTCAATTCGGTCACCCTGCCGTGGTACTACGCCAGTCTGATCTCCCTGCTGGGGACGTTCCGCCCGCCACTGTGGTTGATCAGGTTGTCGGCCGGCGCGTCGGTATTCGTCGCGATCATGTTCACCGGCAGTGGCAACCACCAACTGTTCAATATCCCCATGGTGATCACCGGTCTGGTGCTGGGATGGCTCGCAGTGCTGGTGATCTTCGAGGAGAAACCACTCAGGGCAGCCGCACCTGATCCTGTGGACAGCAGGTAA
- a CDS encoding Rv2175c family DNA-binding protein, whose amino-acid sequence MSSKHVSRDVLPADEPLLTLPEVADRLGIVVTKVMDLLNDHKVIAVQRDGVRYIPEAFFSRKKDNTNRFIPGVIALLADGGYTDEEILTFLFTPDDTLPGRPIDALHGHLAREVMRRAQAMAL is encoded by the coding sequence GTGAGTTCAAAACACGTATCCCGAGATGTCCTGCCTGCCGATGAACCCCTGCTGACCCTGCCGGAGGTGGCTGACCGCCTGGGCATTGTGGTCACCAAGGTGATGGACCTGCTCAATGACCACAAGGTCATCGCCGTGCAGCGCGATGGTGTCCGTTATATTCCGGAGGCCTTCTTCAGCAGGAAGAAGGACAACACCAACCGTTTCATCCCCGGTGTCATCGCCCTGCTGGCCGATGGCGGTTACACCGACGAGGAGATCCTGACCTTCCTGTTCACCCCGGATGACACCCTGCCCGGTCGTCCCATTGACGCCCTGCACGGACACCTGGCCCGCGAGGTCATGCGTCGCGCACAGGCCATGGCTCTGTAA
- the pknB gene encoding Stk1 family PASTA domain-containing Ser/Thr kinase — protein sequence MVNLRVGDVLEDRYRIETPIARGGMSTVYRCIDLRLGRSVAVKVMDAAYVNDPVFRQRFRREARSMAQLSHPNLVNVFDFSSSGDHAFIVMELITGGTLRELLAERGPMPPHAAIGVMRGVLTGLTAAHRAGMVHRDIKPDNVLITRDHRVKLSDFGLVRAASAGQSRDDKIVGTVAYLSPEQVEGTEIGPASDVYSAGIVLFELLTGTTPFDGADDMDHAYARLTEVVPAPSSLIDGIPSLVDALVATATALNPEDRFSDASEFLTAMEDVARELNLPGFKVPAPVSSAANRADAAVPEAQPTDMFTTHLPQVHHADDTSVIPLQADPNSNETSILPAHPEPPGGIPVPVPEPPPPAPRPETALQPEGGSAPASEQLDIQPVTNRSKAKLAVWIALITLLIAGVAIGGWWFGSGRYGDIPQVLGLEEYQAVAVVEEAGFIPVTDTRYHNEVPAGSIIGTDPSFGERLPRGEDVTILVSQGRPVVPDLGEDRSVETVRSALEDRTFVWVDAPGEYSDDIPEGQVASTTPPPGTDLDIGSHVQVHLSRGPAPVVIPDVSGMGVDQATRVLENAGINVERVEEAFDPETPRGRVFATSPDIASEVSRGDEIVLRVSNAIEVPDVLGLREDEALEALAEAGVTVASTSSVPDEAARTADTVVAISPEAGELINPADPQVRLGLAGQVEVPSLLGRRVDDARDYLEDIGLTLVADGNDDDDRILTQSPRARSAVPAGSEVEVRAL from the coding sequence ATGGTGAATTTGAGGGTCGGGGACGTTTTAGAGGACAGGTACCGGATTGAAACCCCCATTGCGCGGGGTGGGATGTCAACGGTGTACCGCTGTATCGACCTCCGCCTGGGCCGTTCCGTGGCCGTGAAGGTCATGGACGCCGCCTATGTCAACGATCCGGTGTTCCGCCAGCGTTTCCGCCGGGAGGCCCGCTCCATGGCTCAGCTCTCCCACCCCAATCTGGTCAATGTGTTCGACTTCTCCTCCTCCGGTGACCACGCTTTCATCGTCATGGAGCTCATCACGGGTGGCACCCTGCGTGAACTGCTGGCCGAGCGTGGCCCCATGCCTCCCCACGCCGCGATCGGGGTGATGCGCGGGGTGCTCACCGGGCTGACCGCAGCCCACCGGGCCGGTATGGTCCACCGCGACATCAAACCCGACAATGTGCTGATTACCCGTGACCACCGGGTCAAACTCTCGGATTTCGGTCTGGTGCGCGCCGCTTCCGCCGGGCAGTCCAGGGATGACAAGATCGTGGGCACCGTCGCCTACCTCTCCCCCGAACAGGTCGAGGGCACTGAGATCGGTCCCGCCAGTGATGTGTACTCCGCCGGCATCGTGCTCTTCGAGCTGCTCACCGGCACAACCCCCTTCGACGGGGCCGATGACATGGACCACGCCTATGCCCGCCTCACCGAGGTCGTCCCCGCGCCGAGTTCGCTTATCGACGGCATCCCCTCACTCGTGGACGCCCTGGTGGCCACGGCGACAGCCCTCAACCCCGAGGACCGTTTCAGTGATGCCTCCGAGTTCCTGACCGCCATGGAGGATGTCGCACGTGAACTCAACCTGCCCGGCTTCAAGGTCCCCGCACCGGTGTCCTCCGCGGCCAACCGCGCCGACGCCGCGGTCCCGGAGGCCCAACCCACCGACATGTTCACCACCCACCTACCCCAGGTCCACCACGCGGACGACACCTCGGTGATCCCCCTGCAGGCCGATCCCAACAGCAATGAGACCTCCATCCTGCCCGCCCACCCGGAACCCCCCGGAGGCATTCCGGTACCGGTGCCGGAACCCCCACCGCCGGCGCCCCGGCCCGAGACCGCCCTCCAACCGGAGGGAGGCTCGGCCCCCGCATCTGAACAGCTGGACATCCAACCGGTGACCAACCGGTCGAAGGCGAAACTGGCGGTGTGGATAGCCCTGATCACCCTTCTCATCGCCGGTGTGGCAATCGGCGGGTGGTGGTTTGGTTCCGGGCGCTACGGTGATATCCCCCAGGTCCTCGGCCTGGAGGAATACCAGGCGGTGGCCGTGGTGGAGGAAGCCGGGTTCATCCCCGTGACCGACACCCGCTATCACAACGAGGTGCCCGCCGGATCGATCATCGGGACCGATCCGTCTTTTGGTGAGCGCCTTCCTCGCGGCGAGGATGTCACCATCCTCGTCTCCCAGGGGCGTCCCGTTGTACCGGATCTCGGCGAGGACCGATCCGTGGAAACCGTCCGTTCCGCCCTGGAGGATCGCACCTTCGTGTGGGTGGACGCACCGGGTGAATATTCCGATGACATCCCGGAGGGGCAGGTGGCATCCACCACCCCTCCGCCCGGCACCGACCTGGATATCGGTTCCCATGTGCAGGTGCACCTGAGCCGTGGCCCCGCTCCCGTGGTCATCCCTGATGTCTCGGGCATGGGGGTGGATCAGGCCACCCGCGTACTGGAGAACGCCGGCATCAACGTCGAACGGGTGGAGGAGGCCTTCGATCCCGAAACCCCCCGTGGCCGGGTGTTTGCGACCTCCCCCGACATCGCCTCCGAGGTCAGCCGGGGAGACGAGATCGTGCTGCGGGTGTCCAATGCCATCGAGGTTCCCGACGTTCTGGGGCTGCGGGAGGATGAGGCACTGGAGGCCCTGGCTGAGGCCGGGGTGACGGTGGCGTCGACAAGCTCCGTCCCAGACGAGGCCGCGCGCACCGCGGACACCGTGGTCGCCATCTCACCCGAGGCCGGGGAACTCATCAACCCCGCCGACCCCCAGGTCAGACTGGGGCTCGCCGGGCAAGTGGAGGTGCCGAGCCTGCTCGGTCGCCGCGTCGACGATGCCCGCGACTACCTTGAGGACATCGGGCTGACCCTGGTGGCCGACGGCAATGACGACGATGACCGGATCCTGACCCAGTCCCCGCGTGCACGCTCCGCGGTTCCGGCCGGCAGCGAAGTGGAAGTGAGAGCTCTCTAA
- a CDS encoding glycosyltransferase 87 family protein: protein MPVDVNSGGRWAVLVSWMVIAAVTVGVSLDTDLRWRYLLDMHVYIQGAEHFWRGTDLYGTFFPTRNEGLPFTYPPFGAVVFTPLWLLTEAIGQTATERVFTLVSVAMVWLVARTLTQAVPTDGRPARMAVILVVLICSLPVLSTLDLGQINTVLLALVILDVGRLFPRVPLGLLTGVAAAIKLTPLVFGLYFLIVWIMRRKPAGLIGMGVGFLGATSLTWMINPGVSVTYWTQTLFSSDRIGEPWYAKNVSIRGLLARFPDLEITPVLWGVSVIIVITMVSVAVIRVLHSGDTRLHHLLAVSLVALISLLCSPVSWHHHWVWLGPLAICLWFTGHRFLAGWAVFAQTIGAFHMFLPSSGGTEFSWSPIAHLLATHYLWFSLLVVVHLMIRPTIGPGDAPVAGPARGTRRPDRCRGVTPPEDRGD from the coding sequence GTGCCCGTCGATGTGAACTCAGGTGGTCGGTGGGCAGTGCTGGTGTCCTGGATGGTCATCGCCGCTGTGACGGTTGGTGTGTCCCTGGATACGGACCTGCGGTGGCGGTACCTGCTGGATATGCACGTCTATATCCAGGGGGCCGAACATTTCTGGAGGGGAACCGATCTCTACGGCACCTTCTTCCCCACCCGGAATGAGGGCCTGCCCTTCACCTACCCGCCTTTCGGTGCGGTGGTGTTCACCCCGTTGTGGTTGCTCACCGAGGCGATCGGACAGACCGCCACGGAACGGGTGTTCACCCTGGTCTCGGTGGCGATGGTGTGGCTGGTCGCCCGCACCCTCACGCAGGCTGTGCCCACAGATGGACGCCCTGCCCGGATGGCCGTCATCCTGGTGGTGTTGATCTGCAGCCTGCCCGTGCTGAGCACACTCGACCTCGGCCAGATCAACACCGTCCTGTTGGCCCTGGTGATCCTCGATGTGGGCAGGCTGTTCCCCCGGGTTCCCCTCGGGTTGCTCACCGGTGTGGCCGCCGCCATCAAACTCACCCCCCTGGTGTTCGGGTTATATTTCCTCATCGTGTGGATCATGAGGAGGAAACCAGCCGGGTTGATCGGCATGGGGGTCGGATTCCTCGGTGCCACCAGCCTCACCTGGATGATCAACCCGGGGGTCTCGGTCACGTACTGGACTCAGACACTCTTCTCCTCCGACCGGATCGGTGAACCCTGGTACGCCAAGAACGTCTCCATCCGGGGACTGCTGGCACGCTTCCCCGACCTGGAGATAACCCCGGTGCTCTGGGGAGTGTCCGTCATCATCGTGATCACCATGGTGTCCGTCGCGGTGATCCGGGTTCTGCACTCCGGGGATACCCGCCTCCACCATCTGCTGGCCGTCTCCCTGGTCGCGCTGATCTCCCTGTTGTGCTCCCCGGTGAGTTGGCACCACCACTGGGTGTGGCTCGGCCCCCTGGCGATCTGTCTCTGGTTCACCGGCCACCGGTTCCTGGCCGGGTGGGCGGTGTTCGCCCAGACCATCGGTGCCTTCCACATGTTCCTCCCCAGTTCCGGGGGGACCGAGTTCTCCTGGTCACCGATCGCGCACCTCCTGGCGACCCATTATCTGTGGTTCTCCCTCCTCGTGGTGGTGCATCTGATGATCCGCCCGACCATCGGCCCGGGTGATGCGCCAGTTGCTGGCCCGGCGCGGGGGACTCGGCGACCGGACAGGTGCCGGGGTGTGACACCTCCGGAGGACCGGGGCGATTAA
- a CDS encoding glycosyltransferase family 87 protein — protein sequence MSTDDHPDHPTPAPGEATFEFGLRHALTLVSVLGVAAGLVANKILIEQLNWRIDTAVYVLGGEALVNGEPLYAAPFDMGDVSLPFIYPPIGAALFAPFGYFDFLTVELAGNLIVAVSSLLLLACLYMVSNEVMGGRDQLAAFTIAAVAWPVVLFTEPVWLNADLGQINILIVTLVIYDLLPIRRRIPRGVFIGLAAAIKLTPLAMLLYFLVKRDVRGILTAVGSALVFTGIGALISWRETREFFLNTLLDLNATGESGVSTVFQSNSSLQAMIYRWWMSPEAAEASALPGVLWILTSLITIGAAAVLMHHLFIRGLRVEAVMVNAMVMLLISPISWSHHWIWLPLWALVFLLRFWLHPHRPKVLLYSGGFLTVLLLILPPKWWFGRDGVDVHALGGFEKLLISDYTWVSLALLITTALSLRFFQRVPTGEARPTILAVIPDVHPVPRDPAAAVR from the coding sequence GTGAGTACAGATGACCACCCCGACCACCCCACCCCGGCGCCCGGGGAGGCCACGTTCGAGTTCGGCCTCCGTCACGCCCTGACGCTGGTGTCCGTGTTGGGGGTTGCCGCCGGACTGGTGGCTAATAAGATCCTCATCGAACAGCTGAACTGGCGTATCGACACCGCTGTCTACGTCCTCGGCGGTGAGGCCCTGGTCAACGGTGAGCCGTTGTATGCCGCCCCCTTCGACATGGGTGATGTCTCCCTGCCGTTCATCTACCCGCCCATCGGAGCAGCCCTGTTCGCACCGTTCGGGTATTTCGACTTCCTCACCGTGGAACTCGCCGGCAACCTCATCGTGGCGGTATCCTCCCTGCTGCTGCTGGCCTGCCTCTACATGGTGTCCAATGAGGTCATGGGTGGACGGGATCAGTTGGCTGCCTTCACCATCGCGGCTGTGGCCTGGCCGGTTGTCCTCTTCACCGAACCGGTCTGGTTGAATGCCGACCTCGGTCAGATCAACATCCTCATTGTCACCCTGGTGATCTACGACCTCCTCCCAATCCGGAGGAGGATCCCCCGGGGTGTGTTCATCGGCCTGGCGGCTGCCATCAAACTCACACCCCTGGCGATGCTGCTCTACTTCCTGGTCAAACGTGATGTCCGGGGGATCCTCACCGCGGTGGGCTCCGCCCTGGTGTTCACGGGTATCGGTGCGCTCATCTCCTGGCGGGAAACCAGGGAGTTCTTCCTCAACACCCTCCTCGACCTCAACGCCACCGGGGAGTCCGGGGTGAGCACGGTGTTCCAGTCCAACAGCTCCCTGCAGGCCATGATCTACCGCTGGTGGATGTCCCCGGAGGCGGCCGAGGCCTCCGCCCTGCCGGGCGTGCTGTGGATCCTGACCTCACTGATCACCATCGGTGCCGCCGCCGTGCTGATGCACCACCTGTTCATCCGTGGTCTGCGGGTGGAGGCTGTCATGGTCAACGCGATGGTCATGTTGTTGATCTCCCCGATCTCCTGGTCCCACCACTGGATCTGGCTACCGTTGTGGGCCCTGGTCTTCCTCCTCCGTTTCTGGTTGCACCCGCACCGACCGAAGGTCCTGCTCTACAGCGGTGGGTTCCTCACGGTGCTGCTGTTGATCCTGCCCCCGAAGTGGTGGTTCGGACGTGACGGGGTGGACGTTCATGCGCTCGGGGGATTCGAGAAGCTGCTCATCTCCGACTACACCTGGGTGTCCCTGGCACTGTTGATCACCACGGCACTGAGCCTGCGGTTCTTCCAGCGTGTTCCCACAGGTGAGGCCAGGCCCACCATCCTGGCTGTCATCCCGGATGTCCATCCTGTTCCCCGTGACCCGGCGGCAGCCGTGCGGTGA
- a CDS encoding class II 3-deoxy-7-phosphoheptulonate synthase, whose translation MSWTVDIPKEVLPDLPPLPEGMNEQFQDTIARDAKQQPTWDRAQADNVRRILESVPPIVVAPEVIELKKKLADVANGKAFLLQGGDCAETFESNTEPHIRANIKTLLQMAVVLTYGASTPVIKMARIAGQYAKPRSADLDANGLPNYRGDIVNGVEATPEARRHDPARMIRAYANSSAAMNLVRALTSSGTANLYRLSDWNREFVANSPAGARYEALAREIDSGLRFMEACGVSDESLRTAEIYCSHEALLVDYERSMLRLGEDENGEQALYDLSAHQLWIGERTRGMDDFHVNFAAMIANPVGIKIGPGITPEEAVAYADKLDPNFEPGRLTMVARMGHDKVRSVLPGVIQAVEASGHKVIWQSDPMHGNTFTASNGYKTRHFDKVIDEVQGFFEVHRALGTHPGGIHIEFTGEDVTECLGGAEDITDVDLPGRYESACDPRLNTQQSLELSFLVAEMLRN comes from the coding sequence GTGAGTTGGACAGTTGATATCCCCAAGGAAGTTCTCCCGGATCTGCCGCCCCTGCCCGAGGGCATGAACGAGCAGTTCCAGGACACCATCGCCCGTGACGCCAAGCAGCAGCCCACCTGGGACCGTGCCCAGGCCGACAACGTGCGCCGTATCCTCGAATCGGTTCCTCCGATCGTGGTGGCCCCTGAGGTCATCGAGCTGAAGAAGAAGCTCGCAGATGTGGCCAACGGCAAGGCATTCCTGCTCCAGGGTGGTGACTGCGCCGAGACCTTCGAGTCCAATACCGAGCCCCATATCCGGGCCAATATCAAGACTCTCCTCCAGATGGCCGTGGTGCTCACCTATGGTGCCTCCACACCCGTCATCAAGATGGCCCGTATCGCCGGCCAGTACGCCAAGCCACGGTCCGCCGATCTGGATGCCAACGGTCTGCCAAACTACCGCGGTGACATCGTCAACGGTGTGGAAGCCACACCGGAGGCACGCCGGCATGACCCCGCGCGCATGATCCGCGCCTACGCCAACTCCTCCGCCGCCATGAACCTGGTGCGTGCCCTGACCAGCTCCGGGACCGCCAACCTCTACCGCCTCAGTGACTGGAACCGCGAGTTCGTCGCCAACTCCCCCGCCGGTGCGCGCTATGAGGCGCTCGCCCGAGAGATCGACTCCGGTCTGCGCTTCATGGAGGCCTGTGGCGTGTCCGATGAATCCCTGCGCACCGCGGAGATCTACTGCTCCCACGAGGCTCTCCTCGTGGATTATGAGCGCTCCATGCTGCGCCTGGGTGAGGATGAAAACGGTGAGCAGGCCCTCTATGATCTCTCTGCACACCAGCTGTGGATCGGTGAGCGCACCCGTGGCATGGATGATTTCCACGTCAATTTCGCCGCCATGATCGCCAACCCGGTGGGCATCAAGATCGGCCCGGGCATCACACCCGAGGAAGCCGTGGCCTATGCCGATAAACTGGACCCCAACTTCGAACCGGGTCGCCTCACCATGGTTGCCCGCATGGGTCATGACAAGGTCCGTTCCGTGCTCCCCGGTGTCATCCAGGCTGTGGAGGCTTCCGGTCACAAGGTCATCTGGCAGTCCGACCCCATGCACGGCAACACCTTCACCGCCTCCAATGGTTACAAGACCCGTCACTTCGACAAGGTCATCGATGAGGTGCAGGGATTCTTCGAGGTCCACCGCGCACTGGGCACCCACCCGGGTGGTATCCACATTGAATTCACCGGTGAGGATGTCACCGAATGCCTTGGCGGTGCAGAGGACATCACCGACGTGGATCTGCCGGGCCGTTATGAGTCCGCCTGCGACCCCCGTCTGAACACCCAGCAGTCCCTTGAACTGTCCTTCCTCGTGGCGGAGATGCTGCGTAATTAG
- a CDS encoding polyadenylate-specific 3'-exoribonuclease AS, with protein sequence MRYFYDTEFIEDGRTIELVSIGIVAEDGREYYAVSTGFDGSRANTWVRNNVLNQLPNPSSGVWRSRDIIRDEVFDFLTAGAGKTELWAWVGAYDHVLLAQLWGDMTALPRELPRYTRELKQYWEMAGRPSLPEIPNGNHDALIDARHNLAKFRVCMQALPLGADNRVQD encoded by the coding sequence GTGCGCTATTTTTATGACACCGAGTTCATCGAGGATGGACGCACGATTGAGCTGGTATCCATCGGTATCGTCGCGGAGGACGGTCGGGAATACTATGCGGTATCCACCGGTTTCGACGGATCCAGGGCCAACACCTGGGTGAGGAACAATGTGCTCAACCAGCTTCCCAACCCCTCGTCCGGGGTGTGGCGTTCCCGCGACATCATCCGGGATGAGGTCTTTGATTTCCTCACGGCCGGGGCCGGGAAGACTGAGCTCTGGGCCTGGGTGGGGGCTTATGATCACGTGCTGCTCGCGCAGCTGTGGGGCGATATGACCGCGCTTCCCCGTGAGCTTCCCCGTTACACCAGGGAGCTGAAGCAGTACTGGGAGATGGCGGGGCGACCGAGCCTGCCTGAGATTCCCAACGGCAATCACGACGCGCTTATCGACGCCCGCCACAACCTCGCCAAGTTCCGGGTCTGCATGCAGGCACTACCCCTGGGAGCGGACAACCGGGTGCAGGACTAA